A single region of the Paraburkholderia sprentiae WSM5005 genome encodes:
- a CDS encoding sigma-54 interaction domain-containing protein — translation MASIDLDSLAVSAGGHASPQAKQRVADGVAGLKSYGLLYGSSPVMLDLYEQIERVADTDATALIIGESGTGKELIARTIHERSGRKDGAFVAVNCGAIPDELIEAELFGHEKGSFTGAVQGRVGYFEHANGGTLFLDEITEMAPVRQVKLLRALETGTFYRVGGNELISGNVRVIAATNRDPAVAVKENGLREDLMYRLAVFPLRAPPLRERENDRELLAQHFLAQLNQQEGTNKSFSKRSIETVRSWSWPGNVRELKNAVYRAFILAEKTVELPHPHLASRVKKAVTQGDAMSVWIGTPLADAQKQIILGTLKYCGGDKRRAAKALGVSLKTLYNRLSAYGDESAEDEAE, via the coding sequence ATGGCGTCAATCGATCTGGACTCGCTCGCCGTGTCCGCCGGCGGTCATGCTTCGCCACAAGCGAAGCAGCGCGTCGCGGACGGCGTCGCGGGACTGAAATCGTACGGGCTGCTGTACGGCTCATCGCCGGTGATGCTCGATCTGTACGAGCAGATCGAACGCGTCGCCGATACCGACGCGACCGCGCTGATCATCGGCGAATCGGGCACCGGCAAGGAACTGATCGCCCGTACCATCCACGAGCGCAGCGGTCGCAAGGACGGCGCGTTCGTTGCCGTGAACTGCGGCGCGATTCCCGATGAGCTCATCGAAGCCGAACTGTTCGGCCATGAAAAGGGCAGCTTTACCGGCGCGGTCCAAGGCCGCGTCGGCTACTTCGAACATGCGAACGGCGGCACGCTGTTTCTCGACGAAATCACCGAAATGGCACCGGTGCGCCAGGTCAAGCTTCTGCGAGCGCTCGAAACGGGCACCTTCTATCGCGTCGGCGGCAACGAACTGATCAGCGGCAACGTGCGGGTGATCGCCGCGACCAATCGCGATCCAGCGGTGGCTGTCAAGGAAAACGGCTTGCGCGAGGATCTGATGTACCGGCTCGCGGTGTTTCCGCTGCGCGCCCCGCCGCTGCGCGAGCGCGAAAACGATCGCGAACTGCTCGCGCAACACTTCCTCGCGCAATTGAATCAGCAGGAAGGCACGAACAAGAGCTTCAGCAAACGCTCGATCGAGACGGTGCGTTCATGGTCGTGGCCCGGCAACGTGCGCGAGCTGAAAAACGCGGTGTACCGCGCATTCATTCTTGCCGAGAAGACCGTTGAATTGCCGCATCCGCATCTTGCGTCGCGAGTCAAGAAAGCGGTCACGCAAGGCGATGCGATGAGCGTGTGGATCGGCACGCCGCTCGCCGACGCGCAAAAGCAGATCATTCTCGGCACGCTCAAGTACTGCGGCGGCGACAAGCGGCGCGCGGCGAAAGCGCTCGGCGTGAGCCTCAAAACGCTGTACAACCGGCTCAGCGCATACGGCGACGAAAGCGCGGAAGACGAAGCCGAGTAA
- a CDS encoding DUF883 family protein, with translation MTDTTRQLALGGQKIVEDLRVLLRDSEEMLRLAGNVPGEGVVALRDRLGTHVETLQSALGDAQRNVHRRYREAAIGTEHYVRHNPWRSLALAAGTGFLLGVLVAR, from the coding sequence ATGACTGACACCACGCGACAACTTGCACTCGGCGGACAGAAGATCGTCGAGGATCTCCGGGTACTGCTGAGGGACTCGGAGGAAATGCTGCGGCTCGCCGGCAATGTGCCCGGCGAAGGCGTCGTTGCGTTGCGGGACCGGCTGGGCACACATGTGGAAACGCTGCAATCGGCACTCGGCGACGCGCAACGCAACGTGCATCGCCGGTATCGCGAGGCGGCGATCGGCACCGAGCACTATGTGCGCCATAACCCGTGGCGTTCACTCGCGCTTGCGGCGGGCACCGGCTTTCTGCTCGGCGTGCTGGTCGCCCGCTAG
- a CDS encoding sigma-54-dependent transcriptional regulator, producing the protein MPHVLIVDDDAGTREALSAVIGEDGLTTATAGDLREARIQLIRQMPDVVFTDLKLPDGSGVDLFEDLDPRSGVEVIVITGHATVESAVSALKMGAADYLVKPINMQRVKAILSRLPRAGDLKAEIGTLRGELRRMGRFGLMLGNSPAMQEVYDQISRVAPTAASVMLVGESGTGKEVAAQTLHELSLRRKHAFLAVNCGAISPNLIESEMFGHERGSFTGADRQHKGYFERANGGTLFLDEITEMPIELQVKLLRVLETGMFMRVGTTKEIETDVRLIAATNRDPEQAVLEGKLRLDLYHRLNVFPISLPPLRDRGKDVELLAQSFLDELNERHGTKKHFPVAMKDMLLSYPWPGNVRELKNYVQRAHIMSSADSDSTATVPLQITLSKPAAGTAITIPFGTSLAEADRQLILATLEQCGGVKTRAAEILGISLKTLYNRLVEYGNDAREDGDPADESRALGGADA; encoded by the coding sequence ATGCCACATGTACTGATTGTCGATGACGACGCAGGTACCCGCGAGGCGCTTTCCGCCGTCATCGGGGAAGACGGACTGACCACGGCCACCGCGGGCGATCTACGCGAAGCGCGTATTCAACTGATCCGGCAGATGCCGGACGTTGTATTCACCGATCTGAAGCTGCCCGACGGCAGCGGGGTCGATCTGTTCGAAGATCTCGATCCGCGCTCCGGCGTCGAAGTGATCGTGATCACCGGCCACGCGACGGTCGAGTCGGCGGTCAGCGCGCTGAAAATGGGTGCGGCCGACTACCTCGTGAAACCGATCAACATGCAGCGCGTGAAGGCGATCCTGTCGCGCCTGCCGCGCGCCGGCGACCTAAAGGCCGAGATCGGCACGCTGCGCGGCGAATTGCGTCGGATGGGCCGCTTCGGTCTGATGTTGGGCAATTCGCCGGCGATGCAGGAGGTCTACGACCAGATCAGCCGCGTCGCGCCTACCGCGGCCTCGGTGATGCTCGTCGGCGAATCGGGCACCGGCAAGGAAGTTGCCGCGCAGACGCTGCACGAGCTGAGCCTGCGCCGCAAGCACGCGTTCCTCGCGGTCAACTGCGGCGCGATCTCGCCGAATCTCATCGAATCGGAAATGTTCGGTCACGAACGCGGTTCGTTCACCGGCGCGGACCGGCAGCACAAGGGCTATTTCGAGCGCGCGAACGGCGGCACGCTGTTCCTCGACGAAATCACCGAGATGCCGATCGAGCTGCAGGTGAAGCTGCTGCGCGTGCTCGAAACCGGCATGTTCATGCGCGTCGGCACGACCAAGGAGATCGAAACCGACGTGCGCCTCATCGCGGCCACCAATCGCGATCCCGAGCAGGCGGTGCTCGAAGGCAAGCTGCGGCTCGACCTTTACCACCGGCTGAACGTGTTTCCGATCAGCCTGCCGCCGCTGCGTGATCGCGGCAAGGACGTCGAGCTGCTCGCGCAATCGTTCCTCGATGAGCTCAACGAGCGTCACGGCACGAAGAAGCATTTCCCGGTCGCGATGAAGGACATGCTGCTGTCGTATCCGTGGCCGGGCAATGTGCGCGAGCTGAAGAACTACGTGCAGCGTGCGCACATCATGTCGAGCGCCGATTCGGATAGCACGGCCACGGTGCCGTTGCAGATCACGCTGTCGAAGCCCGCGGCCGGCACCGCGATCACGATCCCGTTCGGCACCTCGCTCGCCGAAGCCGACCGTCAACTGATTCTCGCGACGCTCGAGCAATGCGGCGGCGTGAAGACGCGCGCCGCGGAGATCCTCGGCATCAGTCTGAAGACGCTATACAACCGGCTCGTCGAGTACGGCAACGATGCGCGCGAAGACGGCGATCCGGCCGACGAATCGCGCGCGCTCGGCGGCGCGGACGCCTGA
- the otsA gene encoding alpha,alpha-trehalose-phosphate synthase (UDP-forming) has translation MSRLIVVSNRVAPIQEARPAAGGLAIGVLDALKETGGVWFGWSGETISEPSVPVIEKQGNVTYATVGLTKRDYDEYYRGFSNTTLWPTFHYRNDLSRYDRGDYAGYQRVNATLAKQLKELLRPSDIIWVHDYHLLPFARCLRELGVKNPIGFFLHIPFPVPEVLRTIPPHEELVKAMCSYDVIGFQTEADRQSFVDYIERGQHGTSSEDGMVHAYNRFLKVGAYPIGIYPDAIAKAAEQFTDRKAVRSLRDGMRGRKLIMSVDRLDYSKGLVERFQAFERLLLNAPGWHGRVSLVQIAPPTRADVQTYQRIRQTLEGEAGRINGRFAQLDWTPIQYLNRKYERNLLMALFRQSQVGYVTPLRDGMNLVAKEYVASQDPADPGVLVLSQFAGAAEQLPGALVVNPFDLSQMAEALERALSMPLAERQARHADMMEPMRENNLSVWRDTFLDDLRHVATASSVTAKAVKLADVTASS, from the coding sequence ATGAGCAGATTGATCGTGGTATCGAATCGTGTCGCACCGATCCAGGAAGCGCGTCCGGCGGCAGGCGGGCTCGCGATCGGCGTGCTGGACGCGCTGAAAGAAACCGGCGGCGTCTGGTTCGGCTGGAGCGGCGAAACCATCAGCGAGCCATCTGTGCCGGTGATCGAGAAGCAGGGCAACGTCACCTACGCGACGGTGGGCCTCACCAAGCGGGACTACGACGAGTACTACCGCGGTTTTTCGAACACCACGTTGTGGCCGACCTTCCACTATCGCAATGACCTGTCTCGCTACGACCGTGGCGACTACGCGGGCTATCAGCGCGTGAACGCGACGCTCGCGAAGCAGCTGAAAGAACTGCTCAGGCCTAGCGACATCATCTGGGTGCACGACTACCATCTGCTGCCGTTCGCGCGGTGCCTGCGCGAACTGGGCGTGAAGAATCCGATCGGCTTTTTCCTGCATATTCCGTTTCCGGTGCCGGAAGTGTTGCGCACGATTCCGCCGCATGAGGAACTCGTCAAGGCGATGTGCAGCTACGACGTGATCGGCTTTCAAACCGAGGCGGATCGTCAATCGTTCGTCGACTATATCGAGCGCGGTCAGCACGGCACGTCGAGCGAAGACGGCATGGTGCACGCGTACAACCGCTTCCTGAAGGTCGGCGCGTACCCGATCGGCATCTATCCCGATGCCATCGCGAAGGCCGCCGAGCAGTTCACCGATCGCAAGGCGGTGCGCAGCCTGCGCGACGGCATGCGCGGGCGCAAGCTGATCATGAGCGTCGACCGGCTCGACTATTCGAAGGGGCTGGTCGAACGCTTCCAGGCCTTCGAGCGGCTGTTGCTGAACGCGCCCGGCTGGCATGGCCGCGTGTCGCTCGTGCAGATCGCGCCGCCGACGCGCGCCGACGTGCAGACCTATCAGCGCATCCGGCAGACGCTCGAAGGCGAGGCGGGCCGCATCAACGGCCGCTTCGCGCAGCTCGACTGGACGCCGATCCAGTATCTGAATCGCAAGTACGAGCGCAATCTGCTGATGGCGCTGTTCCGCCAGTCGCAGGTCGGCTACGTGACGCCGCTACGCGACGGCATGAATCTGGTGGCCAAGGAGTACGTCGCGTCGCAGGATCCGGCCGATCCGGGCGTGCTGGTGCTGTCGCAATTCGCGGGCGCGGCCGAGCAGCTGCCGGGCGCGCTCGTCGTCAATCCGTTCGATCTGTCGCAGATGGCCGAAGCGCTCGAGCGCGCATTGTCGATGCCGCTCGCAGAACGCCAGGCGCGTCATGCGGACATGATGGAGCCGATGCGCGAGAACAACCTGTCGGTGTGGCGCGATACCTTCCTCGACGATCTGCGTCACGTCGCGACCGCGTCTTCGGTGACGGCCAAAGCGGTAAAGCTCGCTGACGTGACGGCATCGTCCTGA
- a CDS encoding MFS transporter: MHAPSPRPEGPTASVSRFESKDLGLPVPQRYWAMLVIALSLTLAVLDSAIANVALPTIARNLQASAAASIWVVNAYQLAITISLLPLASLGDRIGYRRIYLSGLILFTVASFGCALSNSLATLALARVVQGFGAAGIMSVNTAIVRMIYPPAQLGRGVAINAMVVAVSSAVGPTVASGVLAVATWPWLFAINVPIGIAAIVGGFKALPMNPGHESPYDYLSAVMNAFVFGLLIFAVDGLGHGQRFGYVTLEALGALVIGYFFVRRQLTRPAPLLPIDLLRIPVFALSIGTSVCSFCAQMLAFVSLPFLLQETLGMSQVETGLLMTPWPAVIIIAAPISGVLSDRISAGWLGGVGLAAMTVGLLLLATLGPHPDSLQISWRMALCGAGFGIFQSPNNRTMLSSAPRERSGGASGMLGTARLSGQTLGAALVALIFGVAPHNGTIIALYVAAGFSALAAVVSTMRVMQKAAQPA; encoded by the coding sequence ATGCATGCACCCTCTCCGCGCCCGGAGGGCCCGACGGCCTCCGTTTCCCGCTTCGAAAGCAAGGACCTAGGCCTGCCGGTTCCGCAACGCTATTGGGCGATGCTCGTCATCGCGCTCTCGCTGACGCTCGCGGTGCTCGACAGCGCGATCGCCAACGTCGCGCTGCCGACCATCGCGCGCAACCTCCAGGCGAGCGCCGCCGCGTCGATCTGGGTCGTCAACGCGTATCAGCTCGCGATCACGATCTCGCTGCTGCCGCTCGCGTCGCTGGGCGACCGCATCGGCTACCGGCGCATTTATCTGTCGGGCCTGATTCTGTTCACGGTCGCTTCGTTCGGCTGCGCGCTGTCGAACTCGCTCGCGACGCTCGCGCTCGCGCGCGTGGTCCAAGGCTTCGGCGCCGCCGGCATCATGAGCGTGAACACCGCGATCGTGCGCATGATCTATCCGCCGGCGCAGCTCGGCCGCGGCGTCGCGATCAACGCGATGGTGGTGGCGGTGTCGTCGGCGGTCGGACCGACGGTCGCCTCGGGCGTGCTGGCGGTCGCGACCTGGCCCTGGCTGTTCGCGATCAACGTGCCGATCGGGATAGCGGCGATCGTCGGCGGCTTCAAGGCGCTGCCGATGAACCCCGGCCACGAATCGCCGTATGACTATCTGAGCGCGGTGATGAACGCGTTCGTGTTCGGTCTGCTGATTTTCGCGGTCGATGGCCTCGGCCACGGCCAGCGCTTCGGCTACGTGACGCTCGAGGCACTCGGCGCACTCGTGATCGGCTACTTCTTCGTGCGCCGGCAACTGACGCGGCCCGCCCCGCTGCTGCCGATCGATCTGCTGCGTATACCGGTGTTCGCACTGTCGATCGGCACGTCGGTCTGTTCGTTCTGCGCGCAGATGCTCGCGTTCGTGTCGCTGCCGTTCCTGCTGCAGGAAACGCTCGGCATGTCGCAAGTCGAAACGGGTCTTTTGATGACGCCGTGGCCTGCGGTCATCATCATCGCGGCACCCATTTCCGGTGTGCTGTCGGACCGAATATCGGCCGGCTGGCTCGGCGGCGTCGGGCTCGCCGCGATGACGGTCGGCCTGCTGCTGCTCGCGACGCTCGGGCCGCACCCCGACTCGTTGCAGATCTCGTGGCGCATGGCGCTGTGCGGCGCCGGCTTCGGCATCTTCCAATCGCCGAACAATCGCACGATGCTGTCGTCCGCGCCGCGCGAACGCAGCGGCGGCGCGAGCGGCATGCTCGGCACCGCGCGCCTGAGCGGGCAAACGCTCGGCGCGGCGCTGGTCGCGCTGATCTTCGGCGTTGCGCCGCACAACGGAACGATCATCGCGCTGTACGTGGCCGCGGGGTTCTCGGCGCTCGCGGCCGTCGTGAGCACGATGCGGGTCATGCAGAAGGCGGCGCAGCCGGCCTAA
- a CDS encoding YbhB/YbcL family Raf kinase inhibitor-like protein gives MADFRLWSDDFPTNGFMPKAHEYDDKAFGVDGENISPSLQWEAPPADTQSFALTVHDPDAPTGSGFWHWVVVNIPADARSLPRNAGKADGSLLPQGATQVRNDYGTVGFGGAAPPRGDRTHRYIFRLHALKVPHLPVSAETTNAVARFMTHLNEIDSTTHTGLYELK, from the coding sequence ATGGCTGACTTCCGTCTCTGGTCCGACGACTTTCCCACCAACGGCTTCATGCCGAAAGCCCACGAGTACGACGACAAGGCATTCGGCGTCGACGGCGAAAACATCTCGCCATCGCTGCAATGGGAAGCGCCGCCCGCGGATACGCAAAGCTTCGCGCTCACCGTTCACGACCCCGACGCGCCGACCGGCAGCGGCTTCTGGCATTGGGTCGTCGTGAACATTCCGGCCGACGCGCGTTCGCTGCCGCGCAACGCCGGCAAGGCCGACGGCTCGCTGCTGCCGCAGGGCGCGACGCAGGTGCGCAACGACTACGGGACGGTCGGCTTCGGCGGCGCCGCGCCGCCGCGCGGCGATCGCACGCATCGTTATATCTTCCGGCTGCATGCGCTGAAGGTGCCGCATCTGCCGGTCAGCGCGGAGACCACCAACGCGGTCGCGCGCTTCATGACGCACCTGAATGAAATCGATTCGACGACCCACACGGGGCTTTACGAACTCAAATAA
- a CDS encoding very short patch repair endonuclease, translating into MVDIVDSATRSRMMSGIRGRNTRPEVLIRSLLHRQGLRFRLDARDLPGRPDIVLPRYRAVVLVHGCFWHGHDCHLFKWPQTRPEFWHDKIGRNRSNDEKVRGALLASGWRVAVVWECALRGANRDIAGVIERLVAWIRSDAPEFEERG; encoded by the coding sequence ATGGTCGATATCGTCGACAGCGCGACCCGCAGCCGGATGATGTCCGGCATCCGCGGCCGCAACACAAGGCCCGAGGTTCTGATTCGCAGCCTGCTGCATCGGCAGGGTCTGCGCTTCCGGCTCGACGCGCGCGATCTGCCCGGTCGTCCCGACATCGTGCTGCCGCGTTATCGCGCGGTGGTGCTCGTGCATGGCTGCTTCTGGCATGGGCACGACTGTCATCTGTTCAAATGGCCGCAGACCCGGCCCGAGTTCTGGCACGACAAGATCGGCCGCAATCGCAGCAACGACGAGAAGGTGCGGGGCGCGCTGCTCGCTAGCGGCTGGCGCGTGGCGGTCGTGTGGGAATGCGCTTTGCGTGGCGCGAATCGCGATATCGCGGGCGTGATCGAGCGGCTTGTCGCGTGGATCAGAAGCGACGCCCCAGAGTTCGAGGAACGCGGCTGA
- a CDS encoding CsbD family protein, producing the protein MNKDQVKGVGEQVKGKVNETVGKATNDPAKELKGDVQQGAGKVQKSYGDAKEDAKDDAKRGHH; encoded by the coding sequence ATGAACAAGGATCAAGTGAAGGGCGTTGGCGAGCAGGTCAAGGGCAAGGTCAACGAGACCGTCGGCAAGGCCACCAACGACCCCGCGAAGGAACTCAAGGGCGACGTGCAGCAAGGCGCCGGCAAGGTGCAGAAGAGCTATGGCGACGCGAAGGAAGACGCGAAGGACGATGCAAAGCGCGGTCATCATTGA
- a CDS encoding glutathione binding-like protein translates to MTDLSAFAITKKWPAEHPDRIQLYSLPTPNGVKISIMLEETGLPYEPHLVRFDTNDQMTPAFLSLNPNNKIPAILDPNGPDGKPLPLFESGAILIYLADKSAQLIPQDAAGRYETIQWVMFQMGGIGPMFGQLGFFHKFAGKDYEDKRPRDRYVAESRRLLRVLEQRLEGRAWVMGDRYSIADIAIFPWVRNLVGFYEAGELVGIQDFPNVRRVLAAFVERPAVVRGLNIPQRPA, encoded by the coding sequence ATGACCGATCTATCCGCTTTTGCGATCACGAAGAAATGGCCGGCCGAGCATCCGGACCGGATTCAGCTCTATTCGCTGCCGACGCCCAATGGCGTAAAAATCTCGATCATGCTCGAGGAAACCGGCTTGCCGTATGAGCCGCATCTGGTGCGCTTCGATACCAACGATCAGATGACGCCGGCGTTTCTGTCGCTGAACCCGAACAACAAGATTCCGGCGATTCTCGATCCGAACGGTCCCGACGGCAAACCGCTGCCGCTGTTCGAATCAGGCGCGATCCTGATTTATCTCGCCGACAAAAGCGCTCAGTTGATCCCGCAGGACGCCGCGGGCCGCTACGAGACGATCCAGTGGGTGATGTTCCAGATGGGCGGCATCGGTCCGATGTTCGGCCAGCTCGGCTTCTTCCACAAATTCGCCGGCAAGGACTATGAGGACAAGCGTCCGCGCGATCGCTACGTCGCCGAATCGAGGCGGCTGCTCCGCGTGCTGGAGCAGCGGCTAGAAGGACGCGCATGGGTGATGGGCGATCGCTATTCGATCGCCGATATAGCGATCTTCCCATGGGTGCGCAATCTGGTCGGCTTTTACGAGGCCGGAGAGCTGGTCGGCATTCAGGACTTCCCGAACGTGAGGCGCGTGCTGGCCGCGTTCGTCGAGCGTCCGGCGGTGGTGCGCGGCCTGAATATTCCGCAGCGGCCGGCTTGA
- a CDS encoding phytanoyl-CoA dioxygenase family protein yields the protein MTEIKQSFDQLGYAILPAFYSAAQVDDVVQSIEQRKLQRPMNVTVDLLDTGERSLLGLLSPREIETLRMKINDLYLDMESVRELALSERIAAVLKDLLGHAPALCNSLYFEKGSQQPPHVDAIYMTPKTDDHLIAIWVALEDAHVDAGQLEYYPGSHKIEQLIFSNGNRHFVPEEMPRWHSYMDSEVERHGLKKTTFFARKGDVLIWHANLLHGGSAIADPTRTRKSLVFHYFSEADARSLDCKLREANSCGYWIDRPIQEVPEAAFNRAEFEKAYLAKYEDVANAVQAGQFASGTHHYEVCGRAEGRFV from the coding sequence ATGACTGAAATCAAACAATCTTTCGATCAACTCGGTTACGCGATTCTGCCTGCGTTTTATTCGGCCGCCCAGGTGGACGACGTTGTCCAGTCCATCGAGCAGCGCAAACTGCAGCGGCCCATGAACGTGACCGTCGACCTTCTGGACACCGGCGAACGCAGTCTGTTGGGGCTGCTCTCGCCGCGCGAAATCGAAACCCTGCGCATGAAGATCAATGATCTTTACCTAGACATGGAAAGCGTTCGTGAGCTTGCCCTTTCCGAGCGTATTGCCGCTGTCTTGAAAGACCTGCTCGGGCACGCCCCGGCTCTATGCAATAGCTTGTACTTTGAAAAGGGGAGCCAGCAACCCCCGCACGTGGATGCGATCTACATGACACCGAAGACGGACGATCACCTGATCGCTATCTGGGTGGCGCTTGAGGACGCGCACGTCGACGCTGGGCAGCTCGAGTACTACCCGGGCAGCCACAAGATCGAGCAGTTGATCTTCAGCAATGGCAACCGTCATTTTGTCCCCGAAGAAATGCCGAGGTGGCATTCCTACATGGACAGCGAAGTCGAAAGACACGGCCTCAAAAAAACGACATTCTTCGCGAGGAAGGGCGACGTGTTGATTTGGCACGCGAATCTGCTGCATGGTGGCAGCGCGATTGCTGACCCGACTCGTACGCGCAAGTCCCTCGTCTTCCATTATTTCTCGGAAGCAGATGCCAGGTCGCTCGACTGCAAGCTGAGGGAAGCCAACTCATGCGGCTACTGGATCGATAGGCCGATCCAGGAAGTTCCTGAGGCGGCATTCAACCGCGCCGAATTCGAGAAGGCCTATCTCGCCAAGTACGAGGACGTGGCGAACGCGGTTCAAGCTGGCCAGTTTGCTTCAGGCACACATCACTACGAAGTGTGTGGCCGCGCCGAAGGTCGCTTCGTCTAA
- a CDS encoding rubredoxin, translated as MSEVIEVTEYKSWVCLICGWIYNEEDGLPEDGIAPGTRFADIPADWRCPLCDVDKAEFAVVEF; from the coding sequence GTGAGCGAAGTAATCGAAGTGACGGAATATAAGAGCTGGGTCTGCCTGATTTGCGGCTGGATCTACAACGAGGAAGACGGCCTGCCCGAAGATGGCATCGCGCCGGGCACGCGCTTCGCGGACATCCCGGCAGACTGGCGCTGCCCGCTGTGCGACGTGGACAAGGCGGAGTTCGCGGTGGTGGAGTTTTAA
- a CDS encoding ATP-binding cassette domain-containing protein: protein MSLYTITGAQLAFGHVALLDHADFSLEAGERVGLIGRNGAGKSSLLKIVAELARPDDGLVTRQQHLSTVYVPQEPEFNADDTVFDAVAAGLTEARALLDEFDAVVHQLADTPEGAEHDALLARMNTLQSSLDAADAWNWSTRVATTLQQVGLNGEARVGSLSGGMQKRAALARALVVQPDGLLLDEPTNHLDFDGIRWLEDLLVSLRAGLLFITHDRAFLDRVATRIVELDRGRLLSYPGNFSAYQTRKAQQLEVERIENEKFDKLLAQEEVWIRKGVEARRTRSVGRIARLVQMRNDRAERRNVQGNVKLDVGQGEKSGKIVAELTDVTKRYGARAVVDRFTATVMRGDKIGFIGPNGAGKTTLLKLILGELAPDEGNVRIGTNLQVAYFDQMRAALDLEKSLADTISPGSEWVEVNGQKKHVMSYLGDFLFAPERARSPVKSLSGGERNRLLLARLFARPANVLVLDEPTNDLDIPTLELLEELLIDYDGTVLLVSHDRAFLDNVVTSVIASEGGGKWREYVGGFTDWQTQRDRSKQLALDAQKEAGKEAPKEAAPKESAAGRNAQRAVKLSFKEQRELEALPQKIAELEAEQKAIGAQLEDGSVFAKDAREGARLTERYAEIDEELMLALERWDELENRVR, encoded by the coding sequence ATGTCGCTTTACACCATTACCGGGGCCCAGTTGGCATTCGGTCACGTCGCGCTGCTCGACCACGCGGATTTCTCGCTCGAAGCCGGCGAACGCGTCGGGCTGATCGGGCGCAACGGCGCGGGCAAGTCGTCGCTGCTGAAGATCGTCGCCGAACTGGCCAGGCCCGACGACGGCCTCGTCACGCGCCAGCAGCATCTGAGCACGGTCTACGTGCCGCAGGAGCCCGAGTTCAACGCCGACGACACCGTGTTCGACGCGGTCGCCGCCGGTCTCACCGAGGCGCGCGCGCTGCTCGACGAATTCGACGCTGTCGTGCATCAGCTCGCCGACACGCCCGAGGGCGCCGAGCACGACGCGCTGCTCGCGCGCATGAACACGCTGCAATCGTCGCTGGATGCCGCGGACGCATGGAACTGGAGCACCCGCGTCGCGACCACGCTGCAGCAGGTCGGCCTGAACGGCGAAGCGCGCGTCGGCTCGCTGTCGGGCGGCATGCAGAAGCGCGCGGCGCTCGCGCGCGCGCTGGTCGTGCAGCCCGACGGGCTGCTACTCGACGAGCCGACCAACCATCTCGACTTCGACGGCATCCGCTGGCTCGAAGATCTGCTGGTGTCGCTGCGCGCGGGGCTGCTGTTCATCACGCACGATCGCGCGTTCCTCGACCGCGTCGCGACGCGCATCGTCGAGCTCGATCGCGGGCGGCTGCTGTCGTATCCGGGCAATTTCTCCGCATACCAGACGCGCAAGGCGCAGCAACTCGAAGTCGAGCGCATCGAGAACGAGAAGTTCGACAAGCTGCTCGCGCAGGAAGAAGTGTGGATCCGCAAGGGCGTCGAGGCACGCCGCACGCGCAGCGTCGGGCGCATCGCGCGGCTCGTGCAGATGCGCAATGATCGCGCCGAGCGCCGCAACGTGCAGGGCAACGTGAAGCTCGACGTCGGTCAGGGCGAGAAGTCCGGCAAGATCGTCGCGGAACTGACGGACGTGACGAAGCGCTACGGCGCGCGCGCGGTGGTGGACCGCTTCACGGCCACGGTGATGCGCGGCGACAAGATCGGCTTCATCGGTCCGAACGGCGCGGGCAAGACCACGCTGCTCAAGCTGATCCTCGGCGAACTCGCGCCGGACGAGGGCAACGTGCGCATCGGCACGAATCTGCAGGTCGCGTATTTCGATCAGATGCGCGCGGCGCTCGACCTTGAAAAGAGTCTGGCGGACACGATCAGCCCGGGCAGCGAGTGGGTTGAAGTCAACGGCCAGAAGAAGCATGTGATGAGCTATCTCGGCGACTTTCTGTTCGCGCCGGAGCGCGCGCGTTCTCCGGTCAAGTCGCTGTCCGGCGGCGAGCGCAACCGGCTGTTGCTCGCGCGTCTGTTCGCACGCCCGGCCAACGTGCTGGTGCTCGACGAACCGACCAACGACCTCGACATTCCGACGCTCGAACTGCTCGAGGAACTGCTGATCGATTACGACGGCACGGTGCTGCTCGTCAGCCATGACCGCGCGTTTCTCGACAACGTGGTGACGTCGGTGATCGCATCCGAAGGCGGCGGCAAGTGGCGCGAATACGTCGGCGGCTTCACGGACTGGCAGACGCAACGCGATCGCTCGAAGCAACTGGCGCTCGATGCGCAGAAAGAGGCGGGCAAGGAAGCGCCGAAAGAAGCGGCGCCGAAGGAAAGCGCCGCGGGCCGCAATGCGCAGCGCGCCGTGAAGCTGTCGTTCAAGGAGCAGCGCGAACTCGAGGCGCTACCGCAAAAGATTGCGGAGCTCGAGGCCGAACAGAAGGCGATCGGCGCGCAGCTCGAAGATGGCTCCGTGTTCGCGAAGGATGCGCGCGAGGGCGCGCGTCTCACGGAGCGCTATGCCGAGATCGACGAAGAGCTGATGCTCGCGCTCGAGCGTTGGGACGAGCTGGAAAACCGCGTCAGGTAA